A section of the Schistosoma haematobium chromosome ZW, whole genome shotgun sequence genome encodes:
- the PCDH8_1 gene encoding Protocadherin 8, variant 2 (EggNog:ENOG410V7MQ~COG:U), whose amino-acid sequence MNYLYCRYYQLTFILCIFHWVLLLSRKCLAVDEIELRLRMREEIAPSTRIGSVISSLPVNLRSQMHFLTDSTFFTVTPTSGEIRVGRLVDRERLCPEFKLCCGVITCELKASIFVTNKAAGEFAASVLLKVEIQDQNDNRPTFNAQSQTVTLSEATAVGTLISINAATDADIDPENQIQRYTLVEPTGTFKLDLSGLPTVRLELLRPLDREQVSEYKASLEACDPGACTRQTLEIQILDENDNSPRLANTRFNKRLIENIPVGTVVLQLNATDIDSGERGRVMYSFHGKIDSDLTETFELVRDTGEIKLKRPLAANIRDSYEFKIIACDAVNRACSGDENSTADITFTVEDVNNFPPSIHAVAAGAALVTGSIDQNKGIESKTGESDHNNFNEPKPGDELSILENSPPSQIAVLTVRDDDTGDNSKVSCSLNDTNSNILSNGEKTTQNFILTPSTPGIYSLRTAKVFDYESESTVRTTVVCHDYGKPQQLTSARVITVQIMDVNEFQPEFSRRVYVSRVPENAPPGMDILTTTALDRDRAAILSYKFAPTSTLSFNEEGKDLHKSDSTQTDDGVYKHFIIESQTGIIRTSQ is encoded by the exons atgaattatttatactGCCGTTACTATCAGTTAACGttcattttatgtatttttcATTGGGTTTTACTATTATCAAGAAAATGTCTAGCGGTAGATGAAATTGAATTACGTCTTCGTATGCGTGAAGAAATTGCACCATCTACACGTATTGGTTCAGTTATATCAAGTTTACCCGTTAATTTACGATCACAAATGCATTTTTTAACTGATAGTACATTTTTTACAGTCACACCAACAAGTGGTGAAATACGTGTTGGACGTTTAGTTGATAGAGAACGACTATGTCCGGAATTTAAACTTTGTTGTGGTGTGATTACATGTGAATTAAAAGCTAGTATTTTTGTAACAAATAAAGCTGCGGGAGAATTTGCCGCTAGTGTTTTATTGAAAGTGGAAATTCAAGATCAAAATGACAATAGACCAACATTCAATGCACAAAGTCAGACAGTTACTTTATCTGAAGCTACTGCTGTGGGCACATTAATAAGTATTAATGCAGCGACAGATGCAGATATTGACCCTGAAAATCAGATACAACGTTATACTCTTGTCGAACCTACAGGCACATTTAAACTAGATTTATCTGGACTCCCTACAGTTCGTTTAGAATTATTACGTCCACTTGATAGAGAACAAGTATCTGAATATAAGGCAAGCTTAGAAGCATGTGATCCTGGTGCATGTACACGACAAACACTAGAAATCCAAATTCTTGACGAAAATGACAATAGCCCACGTTTAGCAAACACCCGATTTAATAAACGATTAATTGAAAATATTCCAGTTGGTACTGTAGTATTACAACTGAACGCTACTGATATTGATTCAGGAGAAAGAGGCAGGGTTATGTACAGTTTTCATGGAAAAATTGATTCCGATTTAACTGAAACATTTGAGCTTGTTCGAGATACCGGTGAAATTAAACTAAAAAGACCGTTAGCAGCAAATATACGTGATAGCTATGAATTCAAAATTATTGCATGTGATGCAGTAAATAGAGCATGCAGTGGAGATGAGAATTCAACTGCTGACATCACATTTACTGTGGAAGATGTGAATAATTTCCCACCATCAATTCATGCTGTGGCTGCAGGAGCAGCACTAGTTACTGGCTCAATCGATCAAAATAAAGGAATTGAGTCAAAAACAGGTGAATCAGATCATAACAATTTCAATGAACCAAAACCCGGTGACGAATTAAGTATCTTAGAGAATTCTCCACCAAGTCAAATAGCAGTTTTAACTGTTCGTGATGATGATACTGGTGATAATTCTAAAGTATCATGTTCGTTAAATGATACGAATAGTAACATATTATCAAACGGTGAAAAGACCACCCAAAATTTTATACTTACTCCTAGTACTCCAGGAATTTATTCATTACGTACTGCGAAAGTATTTGATTATGAAAGTGAATCAACTGTACGTACAACAGTTGTTTGTCATGATTATGGTAAACCACAACAACTAACTTCAGCTAGAGTGATTACAGTACAAATAATGGATGTTAATGAATTTCAACCGGAATTTTCACGTCGTGTTTATGTTAGTCGAGTACCAGAAAATGCACCACCAGGAATGGATATTCTTACAACTACAGCATTAGATAGAGATAGAGCTGCTATTTTAAGTTATAAATTTGCACCTACTTCAACATTATCATTTAATGAAGAGGGAAAAGATTTACATAAATCTGATAGTACACAAACAGACGATGGagtttataaacattttattattgaatcaCAAACTGGAATAATACGAACAAGTCAA TGA
- the PCDH8_1 gene encoding Protocadherin 8 (EggNog:ENOG410V7MQ~COG:U), producing MYSFHGKIDSDLTETFELVRDTGEIKLKRPLAANIRDSYEFKIIACDAVNRACSGDENSTADITFTVEDVNNFPPSIHAVAAGAALVTGSIDQNKGIESKTGESDHNNFNEPKPGDELSILENSPPSQIAVLTVRDDDTGDNSKVSCSLNDTNSNILSNGEKTTQNFILTPSTPGIYSLRTAKVFDYESESTVRTTVVCHDYGKPQQLTSARVITVQIMDVNEFQPEFSRRVYVSRVPENAPPGMDILTTTALDRDRAAILSYKFAPTSTLSFNEEGKDLHKSDSTQTDDGVYKHFIIESQTGIIRTSQVSHFKTFFKIFLIKKNISIVEITS from the coding sequence ATGTACAGTTTTCATGGAAAAATTGATTCCGATTTAACTGAAACATTTGAGCTTGTTCGAGATACCGGTGAAATTAAACTAAAAAGACCGTTAGCAGCAAATATACGTGATAGCTATGAATTCAAAATTATTGCATGTGATGCAGTAAATAGAGCATGCAGTGGAGATGAGAATTCAACTGCTGACATCACATTTACTGTGGAAGATGTGAATAATTTCCCACCATCAATTCATGCTGTGGCTGCAGGAGCAGCACTAGTTACTGGCTCAATCGATCAAAATAAAGGAATTGAGTCAAAAACAGGTGAATCAGATCATAACAATTTCAATGAACCAAAACCCGGTGACGAATTAAGTATCTTAGAGAATTCTCCACCAAGTCAAATAGCAGTTTTAACTGTTCGTGATGATGATACTGGTGATAATTCTAAAGTATCATGTTCGTTAAATGATACGAATAGTAACATATTATCAAACGGTGAAAAGACCACCCAAAATTTTATACTTACTCCTAGTACTCCAGGAATTTATTCATTACGTACTGCGAAAGTATTTGATTATGAAAGTGAATCAACTGTACGTACAACAGTTGTTTGTCATGATTATGGTAAACCACAACAACTAACTTCAGCTAGAGTGATTACAGTACAAATAATGGATGTTAATGAATTTCAACCGGAATTTTCACGTCGTGTTTATGTTAGTCGAGTACCAGAAAATGCACCACCAGGAATGGATATTCTTACAACTACAGCATTAGATAGAGATAGAGCTGCTATTTTAAGTTATAAATTTGCACCTACTTCAACATTATCATTTAATGAAGAGGGAAAAGATTTACATAAATCTGATAGTACACAAACAGACGATGGagtttataaacattttattattgaatcaCAAACTGGAATAATACGAACAAGTCAAGTAAGTCATTTCAAAacgttttttaaaattttcttaataaaaaagaatatttcaatagttgagatcacgagttaa